The Chlamydiales bacterium sequence GCCGTTGCTTTGTGCATACCTGAAGTTAAAGGTAAATTGACGGGTATGGCATTTAGAGTCCCTGTTGCTGATGTTTCAGTTGTGGATTTAACTGTTCGTTTGTCTAGAAAAACGTCATATCAAGAGATTATTCAAGAAATGAAGAGAGCTTCGGAAGGGGAAATGAAGGGTATTCTTGGTTTTACCGATGAAGAAGTTGTCTCTTCTGATTTTATTGGAACTACGTTTTCTGGTATTTTTGATGCAGGTGCAGGTATTGCCTTAAATGATCAATTTTTTAAGTTAATTGCATGGTATGACAATGAGATGGGATATGCTCATAGAATAGTTGATTTTCTAAGTTATATGGCTTCGAGAGAAAAGAAATAGTCTTGAACAGGTTTATAAAACGATTTAACAATGGATTAAGCCAGTGAATTTTACAAGAGAACCTATTATAGAAACTGTAATCACCCCAAGAGAGGGGTGTAAGCTCGTAATAAAGAGTAGTAAGTGTGTGGGGCAAGAAGAGTATTATGTGGACGCAATTGAAGTTGTCTCCTTTGGACAAGCTCTCTTCTTTAGATCGTCAGAGAGACCCAAATCGTTTTTAGTCCCTGTAACGGATTATGAAGTCATTGAAACGAGAGAAACCCGCATGATTTTAAAGGCTGCTCCAACAGATAAAGGAATAAAAATTGGTGGTGGCAGAGAAGTTAGTTCCAAGAATAAAGGGCATCAACAGGATAAAGAAGAGTCATCTTCTTTGATAGATGAGTTTGATGATAGTGATTTGGAATTCAATCAAGCTGAGACTGCAGAACAAGCGGCTACTGCAGATACTCGTTTTGACAAGAAAAGGGATAGACGAAAAAATAGAAGGCGTAAAACACGTGTAGATGAGAAAGAAGAAGCTCCTACACCAGACGCTCCAGAAGGACTTGTTTTAGATGACATGGGTGAGAGTTATCAAGAAGAGGCTCCTTCAGAAAATGCATTATTTGGTACGCCTATTAAACGTGTTGTTGAAACTCATGCATCTCTGCCATCTTTTCCAACATTATTGCCGCCTCCAACAACATTGATTTCAGAGACGATTTCTATGTATAAAGGTAATGCAGAGTACCGTAAAGCTTTCTTTGATGAAGAAAAAGAAGAGCCAAAGGTTGAAGAAACATCTCATGTAGATACTGAGCTACATAATGATGAGATGCCCTTTCCTCCCTCTTTTCCTGATGACTAGAAGTGTTCTAATTGACTCAAATTCCAAAAACTTGTAGTCTTTAGCTCTTTCTTGCTTGGATGGTGGAATGGTAGACACTGGGGACTTAAAATCCCCTGGGAGCAATCCCGTGCGAGTTCGACTCTCGCTCCGAGCATTTCGCAAAATATCTCGTCTTTTCCACAGAAACCCAGCATCTTTCGATTTTTCGGCTCGCCAAGGGTTCTTCAAACCTTGGCTTTGCCTCCAAAATCAAAATCTGCCGGGTTTCTGTAAAAAATCCTTCGATATTTTGCTCATGCTCGTCGCTGCTCCTCGCAATCTTATAAACACTTTATCTTTCTTAAAATAGCACGATATCTTTCGATTTTTCGGCTCGCCAAGGGTTCTTCAAACCTTGGCTTTGCTTCCAAAATCAAAATCTGCCGGGTTTCTGTAAAAAATCCTTCGATATTTTGCTCATGCTCGTCGCTGCTCCTCGCAATCTTATAAACGCTTTATCTTTCTTAAAATAGCACGATATCTTTCGATTTTTCGGCTCGCCAAGGGTTCTTCAAACTTTATTTTTCTTCATCTTCTAACTTTTGCAGGAGTTGTTCAATGGATTTCCATTTGTCGAGAGAAATGATTACAGCAATACCTTCATTATGACGAGTAAGAGTGCTGACAAACATTGAATTATTATAAAGTACCATTTTCCGGAATAAGTGACTCATGTTACGCATGAGTCACTTTAGAAAATTATACACAAGCCAATTCTTGAACTTGTTTGTGTATAAATAATAACAGGGTAGACAGGATCAGCTGAAACGGCTAGCAGGATAGCCTTTGATTAAAAAAGCAATGTTTCTTGAAAAATGCTTTCTTGCCCTATCCTATCAGCCGTTTCGGCTGATCCTGTCTACATTATTGTTAATTATTTTAAAGTTTTTGCGTAACATAAGTTACTTACATTACGCACGCGCATAAAAATAACTTGATAATAGTCATCTAATACAAGTAAAAGATCTTGTTCAAAATTTGGGAAAAGCCATGGACAAGAATCGTTCCTTCAAGTTGTTTATATATATTAAGGATTCTTGATTAGATGCTTACAAAATGAGATGCAATTTATTTAAAAATCTAATCCAGCCTTCAAGACAAATCCATGAATGCCTACGTCACTTGGTTGCTGAAATAAGAGCGCTAAACCTCCATTTAAATTCTGGTCATTTTCGAAAAAATTGGCCAGAAGAACTTGGTTGGGCCAATAATTGAATTCATATCCAAAACTCAATGTAAGCAATGCTGCATTGTTAAATCGATATTTCCATGCTACACCAATTGCAGTAACGAGATTCATTTTAAGAGCGTAAATAGTATTTTGGTTGTTTATTGTAAAAGGCACAGGAAAATCTGTTGTAGTTCCTTGAAAAAAATAGTTTTGTTCTAAATCGAAATTACCCCACAAAGCAGCAAATTCTCCTTTTCCATATAGACTCCAACCCTCTGCAATATTCCATGTTGCATTGAGGCCATTGGTTAATCCGATCCCCTTGAAATCATTTGTTAAAGTTACAGTAGAAGATAGAGGTAGTCCATCTCCATTGCTAGTGCCATTATAAAAAATATTTTCTTTTTCTTTTATCAAAGCACCTTTTATTCCTATAAAATAACGTAAAATTGTAGGTTTGTTCGGAAAAAAAGTTTTCCCTAATACTGCATCCAGAGTTTGAAAGTTCTGAGTAAAACCCGCCGTTGCAGATGTTGCTGAAAGTATTCCTGAGGCAGTACCAACATCCCATAGAGTATGCACGTCTATTGTATCTGTTCTAAATACAGAACTATGGTCCGTTTCTTGAAAATAGGTCCAAATGACGTTCGTATCCCATTGATTTTCAGAGAATTTATAGCCAGCACCTATTCTAAAGCCAGGGTTGTAATCAAATGAAACATTTTGAATTTTTTGATTTGTATCGATATTTGGAGAAACTGAAGATTCATGAGTGAGAGCATAAGGAATTTGAACATTTGTTTTCCAATAAAGTAATTCACCAGATATTTGAACGTCATCTTGACAATAAGCAGGATTTCTAAAATTAACACACTCTAATGTGCTTAATTGCTTATTTGTAGAGCTTCCATGCACTATTGAGGTAAACAAGGTTAAAATAGCAGGTAATGTAAGTGTTATTTTATTTTTCATATTTGCCTTTGATTTTAGAGTGGATTGAATCCAAATTGTATTTTTTAAAATAATGTTCACTCAAAATAAATTGAGGAGGGTGCAAGATATAAGAATATTATTCAAGAGAAAATATTTGGATTGTTTAATGTGTTATGCCCCAATTTTGCCCCACTGGCAAACATTGAATTACAGTAAAGTACCACAAATGGCAGCAATAACTTTTTGTGCTAAACTTTTAATCTGGTTGTTGTTACGATTGGCGATGTGTTGTAGTGTGTGGGACTGTGGAAGACTTAAAATCCCCTGGGAGCAATCCCGTGCGAGTTCGACGCTCGCTCCGAGCATATTTACTTTCAAAGAGTTACAGGAATTGCCTTTCAGCAGAAAATTCTGAAAGGCAATTTTTGTCTAACCCCTGTCCAGCTTTTCCGTAGTATCGGGATAGAAAAGCATATTATTCATCTGAACTTGTCATGCTTATGCTATGCGATCTTGCAAAAAAGAATCATCTTTGTATAAAATTCCTTTTAGGAATTTGAAGCATTCATGAGTCATTTTTCACTTAGAAAGTTTTGGATAATATCCCCTCTAATTGATAGATTACCTCTCGGAAAAGCGCACCAGCAAAGATTTTGTTAATAAGGTACTGGCTTGCTACATCGATCATCTAGGCTTTTTTTATCTCCTTTTAAAGAGGGATGGTTTTGGTTAATTAACTTGGAAAAGATCCGTTTTGATGAAGTCGAGAAAGCCAAAATTCTGTTAAATCCAGATGATTTAAAAAGATCGTTGGCATTAGTTTTTGAACAGGACAGATACAAATTTGCATTGGTCTATGCAATTGTGAAATTTTATCTCGGATCCCTAATTAATCAACCACCTCAAAAATTGACACTCCAACGAAACGAATTCGGAAAACCTTATTTGCAAGGCTATCCTTTGCATTTCAATATCTCTCATACAAAAAGCTACGCATTTCTAGGTATTCATTCTTCAAAACAGATAGGAGTTGACATTGAGGAGATGGATGATGGCATTATTGAAGCGGCAGGAAGTTTTCTGTTTCCTTGTGAAAAACAATGGCTTTTCAATTCCTTTAAAGATCCCGGCGAAGGGGCCTTGGCTTTATGGTGCGCAAAAGAGGCTTTGCTTAAAGCTGTCGGTATCGGTTTTTCTGCAAACCCTATCCCTCGATTTATTGCCATGGAGAGGATAGATGAAGAGAGCCATTGCTTGAAAGGGGTGGCGCATTACCTTCCCAAGGATATAGAGGTGTATGTGTATCACAATGTATTAGCCAGCCATAAGATTGCGATTTCTGTCCTTTGACAACATTTCTTCTCTTTAATATACTCTCTAACAAATAAGGTTTTTTATGTATGCAATTAGAGCTCTTTCCTCTAGACTACACTAAGCTGGGCAGGCCTACAATCAATTAGAGTCGCAATGCACTATACGGTACCCCAAGAACCTTTTCTATTAGACTTCTTG is a genomic window containing:
- a CDS encoding Lpg1974 family pore-forming outer membrane protein; the protein is MKNKITLTLPAILTLFTSIVHGSSTNKQLSTLECVNFRNPAYCQDDVQISGELLYWKTNVQIPYALTHESSVSPNIDTNQKIQNVSFDYNPGFRIGAGYKFSENQWDTNVIWTYFQETDHSSVFRTDTIDVHTLWDVGTASGILSATSATAGFTQNFQTLDAVLGKTFFPNKPTILRYFIGIKGALIKEKENIFYNGTSNGDGLPLSSTVTLTNDFKGIGLTNGLNATWNIAEGWSLYGKGEFAALWGNFDLEQNYFFQGTTTDFPVPFTINNQNTIYALKMNLVTAIGVAWKYRFNNAALLTLSFGYEFNYWPNQVLLANFFENDQNLNGGLALLFQQPSDVGIHGFVLKAGLDF
- a CDS encoding 4'-phosphopantetheinyl transferase superfamily protein; the protein is MEKIRFDEVEKAKILLNPDDLKRSLALVFEQDRYKFALVYAIVKFYLGSLINQPPQKLTLQRNEFGKPYLQGYPLHFNISHTKSYAFLGIHSSKQIGVDIEEMDDGIIEAAGSFLFPCEKQWLFNSFKDPGEGALALWCAKEALLKAVGIGFSANPIPRFIAMERIDEESHCLKGVAHYLPKDIEVYVYHNVLASHKIAISVL